Proteins from a single region of Chengkuizengella sediminis:
- a CDS encoding DUF3679 domain-containing protein: protein MARFSIQLLLLFFIVSFCVFFGVELAKQGIEEIHGPLETGAEEISTSSEIQSENQKSDDEISAEEEEDSPRLSLTTPTEESSGLSVKIGNVLQSTAHKGIEVIVSVFHALFS, encoded by the coding sequence ATGGCTCGATTTAGTATCCAACTATTGCTTTTATTTTTTATTGTTAGTTTTTGTGTTTTTTTTGGTGTTGAGCTTGCTAAACAAGGTATTGAAGAAATTCATGGTCCCTTGGAGACGGGGGCAGAGGAGATTTCCACTTCAAGTGAGATCCAATCAGAAAATCAAAAATCGGATGATGAGATATCCGCTGAAGAAGAGGAGGATTCCCCAAGGTTAAGTTTGACCACTCCTACGGAAGAATCTTCTGGATTAAGTGTTAAAATCGGAAATGTTCTCCAATCGACTGCACATAAAGGTATTGAAGTCATAGTTTCTGTATTTCATGCCCTGTTTTCCTAA
- a CDS encoding undecaprenyl-diphosphate phosphatase, giving the protein MDIWELIKYMFLGVLQGFTEPIPVSSSGHVLLARHWFGIEVEGLSFEILVNFASLLAVLLIYRSDLIHISKQSFKFLQTKDIKYKKDFMFVVYLLIATIPAAILGITLEDFISGAFNENDVKIIGAALIITGIALWFIRNLRGRKSDQNITLLDAIIVGLAQAIALIPGISRSGATIVAALARGWKQETAMRFSFFLYIPISVGVMVFGMSDMMSEPEIESRIIPYVLAFLGALIASYFSLKWFMGIMQRGNLIIFTVYCLIVGTIVLFF; this is encoded by the coding sequence ATGGATATTTGGGAATTAATTAAATATATGTTTTTAGGTGTTTTACAAGGATTCACTGAGCCTATTCCTGTATCTTCCAGTGGACATGTTTTATTGGCAAGGCACTGGTTTGGGATAGAAGTTGAAGGATTAAGTTTTGAAATCTTAGTGAATTTTGCTTCCTTACTTGCAGTGCTTCTCATTTATAGATCTGATTTAATTCATATATCAAAACAAAGCTTTAAATTTTTACAAACGAAGGACATCAAATATAAAAAAGATTTTATGTTTGTTGTATATTTATTGATTGCTACTATTCCCGCGGCGATATTAGGAATCACTTTAGAAGACTTCATTTCAGGGGCATTTAATGAAAATGATGTGAAAATTATAGGTGCTGCATTAATTATTACAGGTATAGCATTGTGGTTTATCAGAAATTTAAGAGGCAGAAAAAGCGACCAGAATATTACTTTATTAGACGCGATAATCGTTGGTCTAGCACAAGCTATCGCATTAATACCAGGGATTAGTCGTTCAGGGGCAACCATTGTTGCAGCACTTGCTAGGGGATGGAAACAAGAGACGGCGATGCGTTTTTCTTTCTTTTTGTACATCCCAATCAGCGTTGGAGTCATGGTGTTTGGAATGTCCGATATGATGAGTGAACCCGAAATAGAGTCAAGAATCATTCCTTATGTTCTAGCCTTTCTTGGTGCATTAATTGCTTCATATTTTTCACTGAAATGGTTTATGGGTATTATGCAAAGAGGTAATCTAATTATTTTTACAGTGTATTGTTTAATCGTTGGAACCATTGTTTTATTTTTTTAG
- the lepA gene encoding translation elongation factor 4 — translation MTDVHERQSRIRNFSIIAHIDHGKSTLADRILEFTGALTSREMQDQVLDKMDLERERGITIKLQAVRLNYTAKDGQEYILNLIDTPGHVDFTYEVSRSLAACEGALLVVDAAQGTEAQTLANVYLALDNNLEILPVINKIDLPSAEPERVKQEVEDVIGLDASDAVLASAKAGIGIEDILEQVVSKVPAPTGDANNPLKALIFDSHYDAYKGVIVYVRVIDGSIKSGTKIKMMATDKTFEVIEVGAFKPNMSIVDELQVGDVGFIVAGIKNVKDTRVGDTVTDATHPALEALSGYRKINPMVYCGLYPIDTADYNDLREALEKLELNDASLKYEPETSSALGFGFRCGFLGLLHMEIIQERIEREFNIPLITTAPSVIFRVTQTSGEMIEIDNPSNMPDPQKVDYIEEPYVKASIIVPNDFVGSVMDLCQNKRGDFINMEYLDTNRVQVIYDIPLSEVVYDFFDILKSSTKGYASFDYEVSDYKKSKLVKMDILLNSEQVDALSFIVHRDKAFYRGRAICGKLKDLIPRQMFEVPIQAAIGQKIIARETVKAMRKNVLAKCYGGDISRKRKLLEKQKEGKKRMKQVGNVEVPQEAFMSVLKLDE, via the coding sequence ATGACAGACGTACATGAAAGACAAAGTCGTATTCGAAATTTTTCAATTATAGCACACATTGATCATGGAAAATCTACTTTAGCAGATCGAATTTTAGAATTTACAGGCGCGTTAACCTCAAGAGAAATGCAGGATCAAGTATTGGACAAGATGGATTTGGAGAGGGAACGCGGCATTACAATAAAATTACAGGCTGTCCGATTAAACTATACTGCGAAGGATGGTCAGGAATATATTCTTAATTTAATTGACACTCCAGGACATGTCGACTTTACATATGAGGTTTCTCGTAGTTTGGCGGCTTGTGAAGGAGCTTTGCTTGTAGTAGACGCAGCACAGGGCACGGAAGCTCAAACCTTAGCTAACGTGTATTTGGCTTTGGACAATAATTTAGAAATATTGCCAGTTATCAATAAAATTGATTTACCAAGTGCTGAACCTGAAAGGGTTAAGCAGGAGGTTGAAGATGTAATTGGCCTGGATGCAAGTGATGCTGTTTTAGCTTCAGCTAAAGCAGGCATTGGTATTGAAGATATTCTTGAACAGGTTGTATCCAAAGTTCCAGCACCAACAGGGGATGCTAACAATCCATTGAAAGCATTGATATTTGATTCACATTATGATGCATATAAAGGTGTCATTGTGTATGTGCGTGTTATTGATGGATCCATTAAATCAGGGACTAAAATTAAAATGATGGCTACGGATAAAACGTTTGAGGTCATTGAAGTAGGAGCATTTAAACCCAATATGTCTATCGTAGATGAGCTTCAAGTAGGTGATGTTGGTTTTATTGTAGCAGGGATTAAAAACGTCAAGGACACAAGAGTAGGGGATACGGTTACAGATGCCACTCATCCTGCACTAGAAGCATTGTCAGGGTATAGAAAAATTAACCCTATGGTGTATTGTGGATTGTATCCGATCGATACAGCCGATTATAATGATCTTAGAGAAGCTTTGGAAAAGCTAGAACTGAATGATGCATCTTTAAAATATGAACCTGAGACCTCAAGTGCATTAGGATTTGGATTCCGTTGTGGATTTTTAGGCTTGCTGCATATGGAGATTATCCAAGAGCGCATAGAACGTGAGTTTAACATACCATTAATCACTACGGCACCGAGTGTCATATTTAGAGTGACTCAAACTAGTGGTGAAATGATTGAAATTGACAATCCGTCTAACATGCCTGATCCGCAAAAAGTCGATTATATAGAAGAGCCTTACGTGAAAGCTTCAATTATTGTACCTAATGACTTTGTGGGGTCTGTAATGGACTTATGTCAAAATAAACGCGGTGATTTTATCAACATGGAGTATCTGGATACAAACCGAGTACAAGTGATTTATGATATACCACTGTCTGAGGTGGTTTATGACTTTTTTGATATTTTGAAATCCAGTACAAAAGGGTATGCTTCCTTCGATTATGAGGTTTCTGATTATAAAAAATCAAAATTAGTAAAAATGGATATCTTATTAAACAGTGAACAGGTGGATGCTCTGTCTTTTATTGTCCACAGAGATAAAGCCTTTTATAGAGGACGTGCAATATGCGGGAAATTAAAGGATCTGATTCCTCGCCAAATGTTTGAGGTACCTATTCAAGCAGCTATAGGTCAAAAAATAATAGCACGTGAAACGGTAAAAGCAATGCGTAAAAACGTACTTGCAAAATGTTATGGCGGTGACATTTCAAGAAAGAGAAAACTACTTGAAAAACAAAAAGAAGGTAAAAAACGAATGAAACAAGTGGGAAATGTTGAAGTTCCGCAAGAAGCATTTATGTCTGTTTTAAAGTTAGATGAATAG
- the hemW gene encoding radical SAM family heme chaperone HemW → MTTFNSSAAKAVYIHIPFCKHKCYYCDFNTYALPVPPIDEYLVALEKELKATVEKFPPGQIETIFVGGGTPTILDPQQMKSFLQLVNHYFPNQHEQLEFTMEANPGTTDVEKLKVMKSGGVNRISFGVQSFQNDILKDIGRIHDTFEVYESIKNAKEIGFDNLSIDLMFGLPNQTLKNMEESLNQALSLDLQHYSIYSLKVEENTVFHSLYQKDKLPLPAEEEELNMFLLIMNRLNEAGYQQYEISNFAKPGFESNHNKMYWNNQSYYGIGAGAHSYMQGTRYMNVRGVQDYLDAVNQGLPVIEEHQVSPNEAMEDFMMVGLRLMEGVNKEDFIQQFSHSMDQVFKKQLNKLINHQLLESTENGFRLTKRGILLGNEVFAEFISSL, encoded by the coding sequence ATGACTACTTTCAATTCTTCTGCCGCAAAGGCTGTATATATTCATATTCCCTTTTGTAAACATAAATGTTATTACTGCGATTTTAATACGTATGCACTTCCAGTACCACCTATCGATGAATATTTAGTAGCATTGGAAAAAGAACTAAAAGCTACAGTTGAGAAGTTTCCACCAGGACAGATAGAAACGATTTTTGTAGGGGGTGGAACGCCTACGATTTTAGACCCTCAACAAATGAAAAGTTTTTTACAATTAGTGAATCATTATTTTCCAAATCAACATGAACAGCTTGAATTTACAATGGAAGCAAACCCAGGTACTACGGACGTAGAAAAATTAAAAGTCATGAAATCAGGTGGAGTGAACCGCATCAGCTTTGGAGTTCAGTCATTTCAAAATGATATATTAAAGGATATAGGGAGAATCCATGATACTTTTGAAGTATATGAAAGTATCAAAAATGCTAAAGAAATAGGTTTTGATAATTTATCCATTGATTTAATGTTTGGTCTTCCAAATCAAACTTTGAAAAATATGGAAGAAAGCTTAAATCAAGCCTTATCACTAGATTTACAGCATTATTCTATATACAGTTTAAAAGTAGAAGAAAACACAGTTTTCCATTCCTTGTATCAGAAAGATAAATTGCCTCTTCCTGCTGAAGAGGAAGAACTGAATATGTTTTTACTGATTATGAACCGGTTAAATGAAGCTGGATATCAACAGTATGAAATCAGTAATTTTGCAAAACCTGGTTTTGAAAGCAATCATAATAAGATGTATTGGAACAATCAAAGTTATTACGGTATAGGTGCGGGAGCTCATAGTTATATGCAAGGAACAAGATATATGAACGTAAGAGGCGTACAAGATTATTTGGATGCCGTTAATCAAGGGCTTCCTGTAATAGAAGAACATCAAGTTAGTCCAAATGAAGCAATGGAAGATTTTATGATGGTTGGATTACGTTTGATGGAAGGTGTCAACAAAGAAGATTTCATTCAACAGTTTTCACATTCTATGGATCAAGTATTTAAGAAGCAACTGAATAAATTAATCAACCATCAACTGTTAGAATCAACTGAAAACGGGTTTAGATTAACAAAAAGAGGAATATTGCTCGGAAATGAAGTGTTTGCTGAGTTTATTTCTTCACTATAA
- the spoIIP gene encoding stage II sporulation protein P, protein MNQSTIFGVILRVFITLSLGTLTMFLMLSIGSYTQSKMVTSPIVTMQGLGTSVSSQFFVDMMAVEIPQMKSGLNSTTFSQKNVLNFLFRYMTSINPNDPKSLLASEVPGLAFEKVVLLRGGSDKNDVVEPLDLPPTHFDFNENNDENLQKLDPIIETQPQEDTIDQTTEPGSSDDNLNVEDQEVKVAADGNPLVFIYHSHNRESWLTESGQVYDGKTNVTALGKRLEKSLKNLGIVAVSSDKDYEESVGGYNWNFSYKYSLKTVEEAFAVNPTFNYFIDIHRDSQGREVTTINIDGVDYAKFYFIIGASNPNWRANEAFATKIHDAIEKQYPGISRGIWSKSSTDGNGEYNQSFSPNSIVIEVGGVENTIEESNRTIDLLAKALSDIVWEAEKVDTGVGG, encoded by the coding sequence ATGAACCAATCTACTATTTTCGGGGTGATATTAAGAGTTTTTATTACTTTATCCTTAGGAACACTCACAATGTTTCTGATGCTTTCCATTGGAAGTTATACTCAATCAAAAATGGTTACATCTCCTATTGTTACAATGCAGGGGTTAGGTACTTCTGTATCAAGTCAATTTTTTGTGGATATGATGGCAGTAGAAATACCACAAATGAAAAGTGGGTTAAATAGCACTACATTTTCTCAAAAAAATGTTCTTAATTTTTTGTTTAGATATATGACTAGCATTAATCCAAATGATCCCAAAAGTTTGCTTGCAAGTGAAGTCCCAGGCCTTGCTTTTGAAAAAGTAGTTTTACTTCGAGGAGGATCAGATAAAAATGATGTAGTAGAACCACTTGATTTACCTCCGACTCATTTTGATTTTAATGAAAACAATGATGAAAATCTTCAAAAACTAGATCCAATTATAGAAACTCAACCCCAAGAGGATACTATAGACCAGACCACTGAACCAGGCTCAAGTGATGACAACTTAAATGTAGAAGATCAAGAAGTTAAAGTTGCAGCGGATGGTAACCCTCTTGTTTTTATATACCATTCACATAATAGAGAATCTTGGTTGACAGAATCGGGTCAAGTTTACGATGGGAAAACGAATGTAACAGCTTTAGGTAAACGATTAGAAAAATCCTTAAAAAATTTAGGAATTGTAGCAGTTAGTTCAGATAAAGATTATGAAGAGAGTGTAGGGGGATACAATTGGAACTTCTCATACAAATATTCTTTAAAAACAGTAGAAGAAGCATTTGCTGTAAACCCTACATTTAATTATTTTATAGATATTCATAGGGACAGCCAAGGGAGAGAAGTAACAACAATCAATATTGATGGAGTTGATTATGCCAAATTTTATTTTATCATCGGAGCAAGTAACCCAAACTGGAGAGCTAATGAAGCTTTTGCGACCAAGATTCATGATGCTATAGAAAAACAATATCCTGGTATTTCTCGTGGTATCTGGTCAAAGTCAAGTACTGATGGTAACGGTGAATATAATCAGTCGTTTTCTCCAAATAGTATTGTTATTGAAGTTGGAGGCGTTGAAAATACGATCGAGGAATCAAATCGGACAATCGATCTTTTAGCAAAAGCTTTATCAGATATCGTTTGGGAGGCTGAGAAGGTAGATACTGGAGTGGGAGGTTAA